A genomic stretch from Colwellia sp. Arc7-635 includes:
- a CDS encoding efflux transporter outer membrane subunit has protein sequence MNLKNSPLQAGSFHKRQLKTLTLSAITLVVLSACQLAPEQNKLALPVPDAYASGTNQAQVAPLKWQEFFNDKSLQALISQSLEHNKDLQIAVLNVQRVRGLYQIEDSTLYPSLDFNGSGSRQRLPADLSAGNSATISSQYSATVGITSYELDIWDKVRNQSAQALQTLYSTELSQYSTQVSLVAELANAWLNYAADQQLLALSRETLKSQQASLSLTQKSFDLGAASKITLEQLKSTVATAKIDIAKYKRLLKRDKNALDLLVGKTVASDFLPSKSLQSLLTLPTIPVGLPSDLLTQRPDIKAAEHQLLAANANIGIARAAFYPSISLTANAGSASSELSGLFDSGSGSWSFVPSINLPIFNMGRNQADLDVAQAEQEIAVVTYQQKIQQAFREVADVLADREGYQEQLTALDMLLQSRQSTFDLSQARYNNGVDSYLQVLDAQRTWYSAQQQNIVGQQALLASQISLYKVLGGGWEQNTSTRQTK, from the coding sequence ATGAACTTAAAAAATAGTCCTTTGCAAGCCGGTAGCTTCCACAAACGCCAGCTTAAAACACTAACATTAAGTGCTATTACATTAGTTGTTTTGAGTGCGTGTCAATTAGCGCCAGAGCAAAACAAACTTGCACTACCCGTACCTGATGCTTATGCATCAGGTACTAATCAAGCACAAGTTGCGCCACTAAAATGGCAAGAATTTTTTAACGACAAAAGCTTGCAAGCATTAATTTCACAAAGTCTTGAGCATAATAAAGATCTACAAATTGCCGTACTTAATGTTCAGCGTGTACGTGGTCTTTATCAGATTGAAGACTCTACGTTATATCCATCGTTAGATTTTAATGGTTCGGGCAGTCGCCAACGTTTGCCTGCGGATTTATCAGCAGGAAATAGCGCGACAATAAGCTCTCAATATAGCGCAACGGTGGGCATAACCTCCTACGAGCTTGATATTTGGGATAAGGTACGTAATCAATCGGCACAAGCCTTACAAACCTTATATTCTACTGAGCTTAGCCAATACAGCACGCAAGTATCTTTAGTCGCTGAACTGGCGAATGCTTGGCTTAATTATGCTGCCGATCAGCAGCTATTAGCACTTTCTAGAGAAACCTTAAAGTCTCAGCAAGCCTCTTTATCGCTAACACAAAAAAGCTTTGATTTAGGCGCAGCCTCAAAAATTACGCTTGAACAACTTAAAAGCACCGTGGCGACAGCAAAAATTGATATCGCAAAATATAAGCGCTTATTAAAACGTGACAAAAATGCCTTAGACTTACTTGTCGGTAAAACAGTCGCGAGTGATTTTCTACCAAGTAAATCATTGCAATCATTGCTTACCTTACCAACGATACCGGTTGGTTTGCCGTCTGACTTATTAACACAACGTCCAGACATTAAAGCAGCAGAACACCAATTATTAGCAGCAAATGCCAATATTGGTATTGCGCGTGCCGCTTTTTATCCAAGCATTAGCTTAACGGCAAATGCCGGCTCAGCTTCAAGTGAATTAAGCGGTTTATTTGATTCAGGCTCTGGTAGTTGGAGTTTTGTACCTTCAATTAACTTACCCATTTTTAATATGGGCCGTAATCAAGCAGATTTAGATGTTGCGCAAGCTGAACAAGAAATTGCGGTAGTCACTTATCAGCAAAAAATTCAGCAAGCATTTCGCGAAGTAGCTGATGTATTGGCCGACAGAGAAGGTTATCAAGAACAATTAACCGCACTTGATATGTTATTACAAAGTCGTCAATCAACATTCGATTTATCACAAGCACGTTATAACAACGGTGTTGACAGCTACTTGCAAGTACTTGATGCACAAAGAACTTGGTACAGCGCTCAACAGCAAAACATTGTTGGCCAACAAGCCTTACTCGCTAGTCAAATTAGCCTGTATAAAGTGCTTGGTGGCGGCTGGGAACAAAACACCAGTACCCGTCAGACTAAGTAA
- a CDS encoding TetR/AcrR family transcriptional regulator yields the protein MKTKRHTDPAIAQARRDQVLSAAADCFRRKGYHGAGMAEISRTAGMSAGHIYNYFDSKEAIIESIIEKDMEEMFSIFQQFEDHPSDVLTALLDGLNIGVQRHMDTGSCVVDLDMMAEAGRNHKVATLMREADTQARNRMRQLLTSERSVLKDNSEQELESRINVIFSVMAGLLLRKVLYPELTEETVLIALRPAMKTLLMPFEPQS from the coding sequence ATGAAAACCAAAAGACATACCGACCCTGCCATTGCGCAAGCACGCAGAGATCAAGTACTTAGCGCTGCAGCTGATTGCTTTCGCCGTAAAGGTTATCACGGTGCAGGCATGGCTGAGATATCTCGAACAGCAGGCATGAGCGCAGGCCATATTTACAATTATTTCGACAGTAAAGAAGCGATTATAGAAAGCATTATCGAAAAAGATATGGAAGAAATGTTCTCTATCTTTCAGCAATTTGAAGATCACCCCAGCGACGTGTTAACTGCACTTCTCGACGGCTTAAACATTGGTGTGCAAAGGCACATGGATACAGGCTCGTGTGTTGTTGATCTAGATATGATGGCTGAAGCCGGAAGAAATCATAAAGTTGCAACGCTAATGCGCGAAGCCGACACGCAAGCAAGAAATCGTATGAGACAACTTTTAACAAGCGAAAGAAGCGTATTAAAGGATAATTCTGAACAAGAGCTTGAAAGCCGTATAAATGTTATTTTTTCAGTGATGGCCGGATTATTACTAAGAAAAGTACTTTACCCAGAGCTAACAGAAGAAACCGTATTAATCGCCCTTCGCCCAGCAATGAAAACATTACTTATGCCTTTTGAGCCACAAAGCTAA
- the greB gene encoding transcription elongation factor GreB → MKTKLITRPGYVLLQQELNKLWREDRPETTRKVSWAASLGDRSENADYQYNKKRLREIDRRVRYLRKILEDLTIVDYGPQQEGRVFFGAWVSLENDDNETLKFRIVGPEEIYGRNDYSSIDSPISRACLKKEVDDEVVVKTPAGEKFWYVSAIEYEK, encoded by the coding sequence ATGAAAACAAAATTAATTACCCGACCGGGTTATGTTTTACTACAACAAGAGCTAAATAAACTTTGGCGAGAAGATCGCCCTGAAACCACGCGTAAAGTATCGTGGGCAGCAAGTTTAGGCGACCGAAGTGAAAACGCAGACTATCAATATAACAAGAAGCGCTTGCGTGAAATTGACCGTCGAGTGCGCTACCTACGAAAAATACTTGAAGACCTAACTATTGTTGATTACGGTCCGCAGCAAGAAGGAAGAGTGTTTTTTGGCGCTTGGGTAAGTTTAGAGAATGACGACAACGAAACATTAAAATTTCGTATTGTTGGCCCAGAAGAAATTTATGGCCGTAATGACTACTCCTCAATTGACTCGCCTATTTCACGGGCATGTTTAAAAAAAGAAGTAGATGATGAAGTTGTGGTTAAAACACCTGCAGGAGAAAAGTTTTGGTATGTCAGTGCAATAGAGTATGAGAAGTAA
- a CDS encoding OmpA family protein produces the protein MQSKKAILSLVVLSLAFTGCASTNKEKGAAIGAITGAVLGKSTSNHKNKRAVWGAAIGALAGVAIGDYMDKQEQEFRDELSGSGIEVVREGDNLRLIMPANITFATGQAYITSGFYGTLDDIARVLNKYEKTLLSIEGHTDSQGAAQFNQNLSEQRANSVKQYLTNQDIIASRLKTVGYGESRAVADNTSANGRALNRRVEIQIIPNQD, from the coding sequence ATGCAATCAAAAAAAGCCATTCTTAGTCTCGTTGTTCTCTCATTAGCATTCACTGGTTGCGCAAGCACCAATAAAGAAAAAGGTGCTGCTATTGGCGCTATCACTGGAGCCGTATTAGGTAAATCTACTAGTAATCATAAAAATAAACGTGCGGTTTGGGGCGCTGCTATTGGTGCTCTTGCGGGCGTTGCGATTGGCGACTACATGGACAAGCAAGAACAAGAGTTTCGTGATGAATTATCAGGCTCAGGTATTGAAGTAGTACGCGAAGGTGACAATTTACGTTTGATCATGCCAGCTAATATCACTTTTGCTACTGGCCAAGCATATATTACTTCAGGGTTTTATGGCACGTTGGACGATATTGCTCGCGTATTAAACAAGTATGAAAAAACTTTATTAAGCATCGAAGGTCACACGGATAGCCAAGGTGCAGCGCAATTTAATCAAAACTTATCTGAACAACGCGCTAACAGTGTTAAACAATATTTAACTAATCAAGACATTATTGCTAGCCGCTTAAAAACGGTAGGTTACGGTGAGTCTAGAGCCGTTGCTGATAACACAAGTGCTAATGGCCGTGCGTTAAATCGTCGAGTTGAAATTCAAATTATTCCTAATCAAGACTAA
- a CDS encoding pitrilysin family protein has translation MKIKYLAAAIVASFTLSACVATQTNENSTAQSAAVATNSNKVFSQNYVFKELENGLRVLIVKTDYPDLVSVQIPVSVGSRDENEVGRTGFAHFFEHMMFKGSEKFPQDVYADLFKNAGVDNGAYTTNDYTNYHLDFSKDNLDKVLEIQADHFKNLSYTDAQFKTEALTVKGEYLKNNASPVRKLLAAVRKEAFDTHTYKHTTMGFFEDVEAMPEQIAYGEKFFKQFYKPEYVSLVIVGDVEPEATMAMVEKHWGSWEKGDFVNEIAPEPAQQAAKYVHEKFDGLPGHWLLVSYKGADWQPKKKDRAALDLISELYFSNNSALYQELVVDKQLASQMFNYNPETKDAGLRHVFIKVNEEKDLATVRDAVNRTYAQIRTELVSAEKLDNLKSNLKYSFVNGLDSSESIASTLASYMHFDRDPETINYLYNSFDNITAEDIQVIANKYFIDQNRTTVTLSALDKVAGFEQEVDLNAAVAQIKTKKAQPRVAKFAVLDKTNDSPLIDVNFLFYTGAAADPAGKKGVAALMARMLTQGGSATRTYKEIQQGLYPLAGRFSSQLDKEMMSFTGRVHKDNATQWYQLISDQLLNPGWREDDFKRLKKELIDGIKSGLKSSNDEELGKEVLYSELYQDHAYGNFNSGDLSDLDAITLADVKAFYAAQLTQAKLHLGITGAMPSALKSRLMTDLAALPAGDEKRLSIAKAPVLKGHHATIVEKNAESTAVSFGFPIDTIRSDEDWAALWLVRSYFGEHRSSNSYLYQQIRQERGMNYGDYSYIEYFPRGMFQTKPDANLGRSSQIFQVWLRPLRSNNDAHFATRAALYELDKLIANGMSEKDFQATRNYLTNYAPQLVASQDQQLGYALDSEFYKTDEFVQYVRGKFAKLSLADVNRVIKENLQTDDIQYVFISGDGEDMKKRLLSEQVSPLKYNSEKPAELLATDKIIESYKLTLPSKNVEVIAIDSVFE, from the coding sequence ATGAAAATTAAATATTTAGCAGCGGCCATCGTTGCCAGCTTTACCCTCTCGGCTTGTGTTGCCACCCAAACTAATGAAAATTCAACCGCACAAAGCGCTGCTGTTGCCACTAATAGCAATAAAGTATTTAGCCAAAACTACGTGTTTAAAGAATTAGAAAACGGCTTACGTGTACTGATTGTAAAAACTGATTACCCTGACTTAGTTTCTGTACAAATTCCAGTATCAGTAGGCTCTCGTGATGAAAACGAAGTTGGCCGCACGGGCTTTGCACACTTCTTTGAACATATGATGTTTAAAGGCTCAGAAAAATTTCCGCAAGACGTTTATGCTGATTTATTTAAAAATGCCGGCGTTGATAACGGTGCTTACACCACGAACGATTACACGAATTATCATTTAGATTTCTCTAAAGATAACTTAGATAAAGTGCTAGAAATTCAAGCTGATCACTTTAAAAACTTAAGCTATACCGACGCACAATTTAAAACTGAAGCATTAACGGTAAAAGGCGAATACTTAAAGAATAACGCTAGCCCAGTACGAAAACTACTTGCTGCTGTGCGTAAAGAAGCTTTTGATACGCATACTTACAAGCACACCACTATGGGCTTTTTTGAAGATGTAGAAGCTATGCCTGAGCAAATTGCGTACGGTGAAAAGTTTTTCAAACAGTTTTATAAGCCTGAATATGTGTCTTTAGTGATTGTTGGTGATGTTGAGCCAGAAGCGACAATGGCGATGGTAGAAAAGCATTGGGGTAGCTGGGAAAAAGGTGATTTTGTTAACGAAATTGCACCAGAGCCAGCACAACAAGCAGCAAAATACGTCCATGAAAAATTTGACGGCTTACCGGGCCATTGGTTATTAGTATCGTACAAAGGTGCAGATTGGCAGCCGAAAAAGAAAGACCGTGCGGCTTTAGATTTAATCTCTGAACTCTATTTCTCAAACAATTCTGCTCTGTATCAAGAGTTAGTGGTAGACAAACAGCTAGCAAGCCAAATGTTTAACTACAATCCTGAAACTAAAGATGCGGGTTTACGTCACGTTTTTATTAAAGTGAACGAAGAAAAAGATTTAGCGACAGTGCGCGATGCCGTTAATCGTACTTACGCACAAATACGTACAGAACTTGTGTCAGCTGAAAAGCTTGATAACTTAAAATCTAACCTAAAGTATAGCTTTGTCAATGGTTTAGATTCATCAGAATCTATTGCTTCAACACTCGCCAGCTACATGCATTTTGATCGTGACCCTGAAACGATTAATTACCTGTACAACAGTTTTGACAATATTACAGCTGAAGACATTCAAGTTATTGCTAATAAATATTTTATTGACCAAAACCGCACAACCGTAACGTTATCAGCATTAGATAAAGTTGCCGGCTTTGAACAAGAAGTTGATTTGAACGCCGCTGTTGCCCAAATCAAGACGAAAAAAGCTCAGCCGCGCGTAGCAAAGTTTGCCGTACTAGATAAAACCAATGACTCACCGTTGATTGACGTGAACTTTTTGTTTTATACCGGTGCAGCAGCCGATCCAGCAGGGAAAAAAGGCGTAGCAGCATTAATGGCGCGCATGTTAACCCAAGGTGGTTCAGCAACGCGTACTTATAAAGAAATTCAGCAAGGCTTATATCCATTAGCTGGTCGATTCTCTTCACAACTTGATAAAGAAATGATGTCATTTACTGGTCGTGTGCATAAAGATAACGCGACACAATGGTATCAGTTGATCAGCGATCAGTTACTTAATCCAGGCTGGCGTGAAGACGACTTTAAACGTCTGAAAAAAGAGTTAATCGACGGCATTAAGTCAGGCCTAAAATCTTCTAACGATGAAGAGTTGGGTAAAGAAGTGCTTTACAGTGAACTTTACCAAGATCATGCCTACGGCAACTTCAACAGCGGTGATTTATCTGACTTAGATGCTATTACTCTAGCTGATGTTAAAGCTTTCTATGCTGCGCAACTAACACAAGCTAAGTTACATTTAGGTATTACGGGTGCCATGCCAAGCGCTTTAAAATCTCGATTAATGACTGATTTAGCCGCGTTACCAGCGGGTGATGAAAAACGCTTATCTATTGCGAAAGCGCCAGTATTAAAAGGTCATCATGCCACTATTGTAGAAAAGAACGCAGAATCAACCGCCGTGTCATTTGGTTTTCCTATCGATACTATTCGCAGCGATGAAGACTGGGCCGCGTTATGGCTAGTACGTTCGTACTTTGGCGAGCACAGAAGCTCAAACAGCTACTTGTATCAACAAATTCGTCAAGAACGCGGCATGAACTACGGTGATTATTCTTATATTGAATACTTCCCTCGTGGCATGTTCCAAACCAAGCCAGATGCTAACTTAGGTCGTTCTAGCCAGATATTCCAAGTATGGTTGCGCCCATTACGTTCAAATAACGACGCTCACTTTGCGACACGTGCTGCGTTATACGAATTGGACAAGCTAATTGCTAATGGCATGAGCGAAAAAGACTTCCAAGCAACACGTAATTATTTAACTAACTATGCGCCGCAATTAGTGGCAAGCCAAGACCAACAATTAGGTTATGCGCTAGATAGTGAGTTTTATAAAACTGATGAATTTGTGCAATATGTTCGTGGAAAATTTGCCAAGTTATCGTTGGCAGATGTTAATCGCGTGATTAAAGAGAATTTACAAACTGATGATATTCAATATGTATTTATCTCGGGCGATGGCGAAGACATGAAAAAACGTTTGTTGTCAGAACAAGTGTCACCGTTGAAATATAACTCAGAGAAACCTGCTGAATTATTGGCAACCGATAAAATTATCGAAAGCTATAAACTGACACTGCCAAGCAAAAATGTTGAAGTCATTGCCATTGATTCAGTTTTTGAATAA
- a CDS encoding SDR family NAD(P)-dependent oxidoreductase, with product MNNNFKGKTVIITGASAGVGAAVARTFAHLGANLVLVARGQSALDKITDELKPITSVINIAMDINDPVANETLLEKAAQQFGSVDVLINNAGFHQRGDVENNQANDLAQMVDVNLRAPIQLACLMLPCLRKEGGGAIVNVGSLAGRTPLQGAATYAATKAGLRAFTYSLADELRDSGIYIGLVSPGPIDTGFIMSEIDQVEDIVFSQPMSSAQQVADAIVSIARGEETEISLPRASGWLTTISYLFPTLRRALRPALYNKGRKAKLQYKRRNSES from the coding sequence ATGAATAATAATTTTAAGGGCAAAACGGTCATCATTACTGGTGCATCGGCCGGTGTTGGTGCCGCAGTAGCCAGAACTTTCGCTCATTTAGGAGCAAATTTAGTGCTAGTTGCTCGAGGACAAAGTGCGTTAGATAAAATCACTGATGAACTGAAACCGATAACATCGGTCATCAATATTGCGATGGATATTAATGACCCTGTCGCCAATGAAACTCTACTCGAAAAAGCAGCACAACAGTTTGGCTCTGTTGATGTTTTAATCAATAATGCCGGTTTTCATCAACGCGGAGATGTAGAAAATAACCAAGCAAACGATTTAGCACAAATGGTCGATGTGAATTTACGTGCCCCTATTCAGTTAGCTTGTTTAATGCTGCCATGTTTACGTAAAGAAGGTGGTGGCGCGATAGTTAATGTTGGCTCTTTGGCCGGCAGAACACCATTACAAGGTGCTGCAACTTATGCTGCAACAAAAGCGGGTTTGCGAGCATTTACTTATTCTTTAGCTGATGAACTCAGAGATAGTGGTATCTATATTGGTTTAGTCTCACCAGGACCTATTGATACTGGCTTTATCATGTCAGAAATTGATCAGGTGGAAGATATTGTTTTCTCACAACCAATGAGCAGTGCCCAGCAAGTAGCTGACGCTATTGTCAGTATTGCACGCGGAGAAGAGACAGAAATATCGTTACCTAGAGCAAGTGGCTGGTTAACAACAATATCTTACTTATTTCCGACATTAAGAAGAGCATTACGACCAGCCCTTTATAACAAAGGTCGTAAGGCAAAGCTGCAATATAAACGACGTAATAGCGAATCGTAA
- a CDS encoding peptidylprolyl isomerase — protein sequence MTRRKLFLSLVSMVSILSLTLSSTVKAEQSVQEKIMAQVAAENAIKNKDEWRTVDINNMVMLTLPHGKVVIELAPQFSPKHVEQFMRLTKAGHYDGNKFYRVIDGFVAQAGPEDGSAADRAVPLLALEGEWPTDKDWTFTLVQNNDLFAEQTGFKDGFALAHNASEKSAWLTHCPGVIAMARGNEADSASSHFYITNGQAPRYLDRIMSIFGRVIYGMNHVQAITRTATIEGEAAVKNSEHTPIVSMQMMADVPAAEQIQLEVKNTESKLFAIKLADRIKREHAFFFKKPPPVLDVCQTPVLTRIKS from the coding sequence ATGACACGCCGAAAGCTATTTTTAAGCCTAGTATCAATGGTTAGTATCTTAAGTTTAACCTTAAGTAGTACCGTAAAAGCCGAGCAAAGTGTGCAAGAAAAAATAATGGCACAGGTTGCTGCTGAGAATGCCATTAAAAACAAAGACGAATGGCGAACGGTTGATATAAATAATATGGTAATGCTAACCCTACCGCACGGCAAAGTGGTTATTGAGCTCGCGCCGCAATTTTCGCCCAAGCATGTTGAACAATTTATGCGTTTAACCAAAGCAGGGCATTATGATGGTAATAAATTTTACCGTGTTATCGATGGCTTTGTCGCCCAAGCCGGGCCTGAAGATGGTAGTGCTGCTGATCGTGCAGTACCTTTGTTAGCGCTTGAAGGTGAATGGCCAACAGACAAAGATTGGACATTTACCTTAGTGCAAAATAATGACTTATTTGCTGAGCAAACTGGTTTTAAAGATGGCTTTGCATTGGCTCACAATGCCAGTGAAAAAAGCGCATGGTTAACCCATTGCCCAGGCGTTATTGCAATGGCGCGTGGTAATGAGGCTGATTCGGCGTCTAGTCACTTTTATATCACGAACGGCCAAGCACCAAGGTATCTCGATCGTATTATGAGTATATTTGGTCGGGTCATCTATGGTATGAACCATGTACAAGCAATCACACGCACGGCCACTATTGAAGGGGAAGCAGCAGTGAAAAATAGTGAACATACGCCAATAGTATCGATGCAAATGATGGCTGATGTGCCTGCTGCTGAGCAAATTCAGCTAGAGGTAAAAAATACTGAAAGTAAATTATTTGCTATAAAATTAGCCGATCGTATCAAACGAGAACATGCATTTTTCTTTAAAAAGCCACCTCCGGTGCTGGATGTTTGCCAAACGCCCGTACTAACGCGTATAAAAAGCTAG
- a CDS encoding DUF445 domain-containing protein: MNKSFITNFLALTAIVVGYILANNIVFTIGLFALSGAITNWLAIHMLFERVPFLYGSGVIPARFEDFKIAIRALMMEQFFTEENIDRFLAGSDNPAAVIDLAPVINKVDLSPAFDNLVSVVEQSSFGGMLAMVGGTEALQPMREPFIEKMRASVIEISQSDEFNAILRAELEQPSIMAGMRDKVSDIIEKRLNELTPQLVKEIVQKMIHEHLGWLVVWGGVFGGIIGFVAAMTTQS; the protein is encoded by the coding sequence GTGAATAAAAGCTTTATCACCAATTTTTTAGCGCTAACCGCCATTGTTGTCGGTTATATTCTCGCGAATAACATTGTTTTTACCATAGGTTTATTTGCGTTGTCAGGCGCGATAACTAACTGGTTAGCCATACATATGCTATTTGAACGCGTGCCATTTTTATACGGTTCTGGGGTTATTCCCGCTCGCTTTGAAGACTTTAAAATAGCCATTCGCGCCTTAATGATGGAGCAATTTTTTACTGAAGAAAATATCGATCGCTTTCTCGCGGGTAGCGATAACCCTGCCGCGGTTATTGACCTAGCTCCGGTCATCAATAAGGTCGACTTGTCGCCTGCTTTTGACAATTTAGTTAGCGTAGTTGAACAGTCTTCTTTTGGTGGCATGCTAGCAATGGTTGGTGGCACGGAGGCACTACAACCTATGCGTGAACCTTTTATTGAAAAAATGCGCGCCTCGGTTATTGAGATCAGCCAAAGTGACGAGTTTAATGCCATTCTTCGAGCAGAGCTTGAACAACCTAGCATTATGGCTGGCATGCGCGACAAAGTTAGCGATATTATTGAAAAACGTCTGAATGAACTAACACCGCAATTAGTCAAAGAAATCGTGCAAAAAATGATACACGAACATTTAGGCTGGTTGGTGGTTTGGGGCGGCGTTTTCGGTGGCATTATTGGTTTTGTTGCGGCAATGACCACTCAGTCTTAA
- a CDS encoding amino acid aminotransferase codes for MFGSLTALPADPILGLLAKYREDVNPHKIDLGVGVYKNEAGHTAVLDCVKAAEKHRLDTEDTKVYIGPTGSPLFNEEMSKLVFGPHKVLIENRARTISTPGGTGALRVAAEFINSCKAGTTIWVSNPTWANHTGLFQAAGLTVKTYPYYDYENKTLDFDGMLAALKEVKADDAVLLHACCHNPSGMDLNKEQWQQVAEVAKDIGFLPLVDMAYQGFGEGLDDDAYGLRLMADSVKEMIVCSSCSKNFGLYRERIGACTIIGESSHSVDVANSVLLTVVRCIYSMPPAHGAAIVETILHSDELRAQWHGELKEMRDRINGNRQLLVDKLIENGVTRDFSFIPRQKGMFSFLGITPEQVQQLQDEYSIYMVGSSRMSIAGIANRNVDYLARSIAKVL; via the coding sequence ATGTTTGGTAGCTTAACGGCGTTGCCTGCCGATCCTATTTTAGGCTTGTTGGCTAAATATCGTGAAGATGTAAATCCTCATAAAATCGACTTAGGCGTTGGTGTATACAAAAATGAAGCAGGCCACACCGCTGTTTTAGATTGTGTAAAAGCCGCAGAAAAACATCGACTCGATACCGAAGATACCAAAGTTTACATTGGCCCAACCGGTTCACCGCTATTTAATGAAGAAATGAGTAAATTAGTTTTTGGTCCTCACAAAGTGTTGATTGAAAATCGTGCTCGTACCATTTCAACACCAGGTGGCACAGGGGCATTACGTGTCGCTGCTGAATTTATCAATTCATGCAAAGCTGGCACAACAATTTGGGTAAGTAACCCAACTTGGGCAAACCACACCGGTTTATTCCAAGCTGCCGGCTTAACGGTTAAAACCTACCCTTATTACGATTACGAGAACAAAACGCTTGATTTTGATGGCATGCTTGCGGCATTAAAAGAAGTAAAAGCTGATGATGCTGTATTACTTCATGCTTGTTGTCATAACCCAAGTGGTATGGATTTAAATAAAGAACAATGGCAACAAGTTGCAGAAGTAGCGAAAGACATTGGCTTTTTACCACTCGTTGACATGGCTTACCAAGGCTTTGGTGAAGGCTTAGATGACGACGCTTACGGTTTACGTTTAATGGCTGATAGCGTTAAAGAAATGATCGTTTGTAGCTCTTGCTCGAAAAACTTTGGCTTATACCGTGAACGTATTGGCGCTTGTACTATTATTGGTGAAAGCTCGCACAGTGTTGATGTCGCCAATTCAGTATTATTAACCGTGGTACGTTGCATCTATTCAATGCCGCCAGCTCATGGTGCTGCGATAGTTGAAACAATTTTGCATTCTGACGAATTACGCGCTCAATGGCACGGTGAATTGAAAGAAATGCGTGATCGTATTAATGGTAACCGTCAGCTACTTGTCGATAAACTTATCGAAAATGGCGTAACGCGCGATTTCAGCTTTATTCCGCGTCAAAAAGGCATGTTCTCGTTCTTAGGCATAACTCCTGAACAAGTACAGCAATTACAAGACGAATACAGCATTTATATGGTCGGTTCAAGCCGTATGAGTATTGCCGGTATTGCTAACCGTAACGTTGATTACTTAGCGCGCTCAATAGCTAAAGTTTTATAA